The proteins below are encoded in one region of Tomitella fengzijianii:
- a CDS encoding MFS transporter: MTDPEPEHPGTRSAGGNLTRRQTVGYALGSLGTGGFGVVPGLLLAYYLTDTLAVAAGLAGAVVLVPKLWDVLIAPAIGRMTDRTLMARGDRRPWLLAGAAALPVAFALTFLTPGALSGDAAAAWVVVFFLLAATGYGVFQVPYVTMPTEMTADPAERTTITAWRIAMLTVGILLFGVTAPILVTVGGEGRGGYALMGIVLGCGIAAGMVGAWLGTRGIRTVRVGEVTGTIRSQLRAAAGNRPFVALLAAFVLQAVASGAMLAAAPYFAQYHLGDDGLTSVLFACLVGPALVTMPLWHRVAGLVGKRRGYVLATLVFAAGALGLTAGGSLPALGVYALVAVVGVGYAGTQMFPLAMLPDTLADDARRTGASRAGIFTGVWTAGETVGLALGPFVVVSVVLGLSGYVSASGDETVAQPASALQAITWSMSLVPAACALLSIVFVLAHRPPDDGGSGHAGGGEPVGRGG; the protein is encoded by the coding sequence GTGACCGACCCGGAACCGGAACACCCGGGCACGCGGAGCGCGGGAGGGAATCTCACGCGCCGGCAGACCGTGGGATATGCGCTCGGCTCGCTGGGCACGGGCGGATTCGGGGTGGTGCCCGGCCTGCTGCTCGCCTACTACCTCACCGACACGCTCGCCGTGGCGGCCGGGTTGGCCGGGGCCGTGGTCCTGGTGCCCAAGCTGTGGGACGTCCTCATCGCGCCCGCGATCGGCCGGATGACGGACCGCACGCTCATGGCCCGCGGCGACCGCCGCCCGTGGCTGCTGGCCGGCGCGGCGGCGCTGCCGGTGGCGTTCGCGCTCACCTTCCTGACCCCCGGAGCGCTGTCGGGCGATGCCGCGGCCGCGTGGGTGGTCGTGTTCTTCCTGCTGGCGGCGACCGGGTACGGCGTGTTCCAGGTTCCGTACGTGACCATGCCCACCGAGATGACCGCCGACCCGGCCGAGCGCACCACCATCACTGCCTGGCGGATCGCGATGCTCACCGTCGGCATCCTGCTGTTCGGCGTGACCGCGCCGATCCTGGTGACAGTGGGCGGCGAGGGGCGCGGCGGGTACGCGCTGATGGGCATCGTGCTGGGATGCGGGATCGCCGCCGGCATGGTGGGCGCGTGGCTGGGCACCCGCGGCATCCGCACGGTGCGCGTAGGCGAGGTCACCGGCACGATCCGGTCCCAGCTGCGCGCCGCCGCGGGCAACAGGCCGTTCGTCGCGCTGCTCGCGGCCTTCGTGCTGCAGGCGGTGGCCTCCGGCGCGATGCTGGCGGCCGCCCCGTACTTCGCGCAGTACCACCTGGGCGACGACGGCCTCACGTCCGTGCTCTTCGCGTGCCTGGTGGGCCCGGCGCTGGTCACGATGCCGCTGTGGCACCGGGTCGCGGGACTCGTCGGCAAGCGACGCGGGTACGTGCTGGCGACGCTGGTGTTCGCCGCGGGCGCGCTGGGCCTCACGGCGGGCGGATCGCTCCCCGCGCTCGGCGTGTATGCGCTGGTGGCCGTGGTCGGCGTCGGGTACGCGGGCACGCAGATGTTCCCGCTCGCCATGCTGCCGGACACGCTGGCGGACGATGCGCGCCGGACCGGCGCGTCGCGGGCGGGCATCTTCACCGGGGTGTGGACGGCGGGCGAGACCGTGGGCCTGGCGCTGGGGCCGTTCGTGGTGGTGTCCGTGGTGCTGGGGCTCAGCGGCTATGTCTCCGCGTCCGGCGACGAGACCGTGGCCCAGCCGGCGTCCGCGCTGCAGGCGATCACCTGGTCGATGTCGCTGGTGCCCGCCGCCTGCGCTTTGCTGAGCATCGTCTTCGTGCTGGCGCATCGCCCCCCGGATGACGGCGGGTCGGGGCATGCTGGAGGCGGAGAGCCGGTGGGACGAGGCGGGTGA
- a CDS encoding glycosyltransferase family 87 protein — MRLPARTTAVVVLASLVTLVLGYVNKARCAGPPFSDLGRSLKFESLKNVDVCYSDIQYLWIGRDIDNHVFPFLHGGITPSGSLFGGTVEYPVLSGLLMWLGGIGSHTDAAFLLHSAIILAPFGLLTAWLLGRISGWRALWWSLSPALVLFAFHNWDLPAVATTVAAAYVMMKGPGSLRTRGMIAAALLAVGACLKLYPGLFVLPVALAVLWGPVAQRAGRTPDDDGGATVRRSGPLDVRGALSTVGVAVGTAAAINLPFAVLGLDGWLASFAFQGNRTADITTNSIWYWGLRPLIGDDDAYNSVVSIASPVLVVASFVLALWIGVRIARRTGTYPWLQVSAAMLCGFLLLHKVHSPQYVLWILPFFVLLRVRWQVVIGYLAANTALGIGLFRYYDALGTDPDVARRWEYLVWFGVWGQAVLLAVLFVVFLRTAPSGGDAPGQRPLRPPQCAASPAPTASDRTTVL, encoded by the coding sequence ATGCGCCTGCCCGCCCGGACGACCGCCGTCGTCGTCCTCGCATCCCTGGTGACTCTGGTTCTGGGGTACGTCAACAAGGCGCGATGCGCCGGGCCGCCGTTCTCGGACCTGGGCCGGAGCCTGAAGTTCGAGTCGCTCAAGAACGTCGACGTGTGCTACTCGGACATCCAGTACCTGTGGATCGGCCGCGACATCGACAACCACGTCTTCCCGTTCCTCCACGGCGGCATCACGCCGTCGGGCAGCCTGTTCGGCGGCACCGTCGAGTACCCGGTGCTCAGCGGGTTGCTGATGTGGCTCGGCGGGATCGGCTCGCACACCGACGCCGCGTTCCTGCTCCACAGCGCCATCATCCTGGCCCCGTTCGGGCTGCTCACCGCGTGGCTGCTCGGCCGGATCTCGGGGTGGCGGGCGCTGTGGTGGTCCCTGAGCCCCGCACTGGTCCTGTTCGCCTTCCACAACTGGGACCTGCCCGCGGTGGCCACCACCGTCGCCGCCGCCTACGTGATGATGAAGGGCCCCGGCAGCCTGCGGACCCGCGGGATGATCGCCGCCGCGCTGCTCGCCGTGGGCGCCTGCCTCAAGCTCTATCCGGGGCTGTTCGTGCTCCCCGTCGCATTGGCCGTCCTGTGGGGCCCCGTCGCACAGCGCGCCGGGCGCACGCCGGACGACGACGGGGGGGCGACGGTCCGACGGTCCGGGCCGCTCGATGTGCGCGGCGCGCTGTCCACCGTCGGCGTCGCCGTCGGGACCGCGGCCGCCATCAACCTGCCGTTCGCCGTCCTCGGGCTGGACGGCTGGCTGGCCTCGTTCGCCTTCCAGGGCAATCGCACCGCGGACATCACCACCAACTCCATCTGGTACTGGGGCCTGCGCCCGCTGATCGGCGACGACGACGCCTACAACTCCGTCGTGTCGATCGCCTCCCCGGTGCTGGTGGTGGCGTCGTTCGTCCTGGCGCTGTGGATCGGCGTCCGGATAGCCCGTCGGACGGGCACGTACCCCTGGTTGCAGGTCTCGGCGGCGATGCTGTGCGGGTTCCTTCTCCTGCACAAGGTCCACTCGCCGCAGTACGTCCTGTGGATACTTCCGTTCTTCGTGCTGCTGCGCGTGCGCTGGCAGGTCGTCATCGGATACCTCGCCGCCAACACGGCCCTCGGAATCGGCCTTTTCCGCTACTACGACGCGCTGGGCACCGATCCGGACGTGGCACGCCGGTGGGAGTACCTCGTGTGGTTCGGCGTATGGGGGCAGGCCGTTCTTCTCGCCGTCCTCTTCGTCGTCTTCCTCCGGACCGCGCCGTCCGGTGGCGACGCTCCCGGGCAGCGGCCGCTCCGCCCTCCGCAATGCGCGGCATCCCCGGCCCCGACGGCCAGCGATAGAACAACAGTTTTATAG
- a CDS encoding response regulator transcription factor: protein MRTTEGSRPGGDPSRGCAELDAAPARGGGTTASGRPAATVIRTGTTVRSRDYQRPTLSHREIEVLRCWLLSDSKTEVSGKLHVAPGTIKSHLHRIRGKYEAVGRNAGTKASLVARALQDGILSLEEL from the coding sequence GTGCGCACAACGGAAGGCAGCCGTCCTGGCGGGGACCCGTCGCGCGGATGCGCCGAGCTCGACGCGGCACCTGCACGGGGCGGCGGAACCACCGCATCCGGCCGGCCGGCGGCCACCGTCATCCGGACCGGCACGACGGTTCGATCACGCGACTACCAGCGGCCCACGCTGTCGCACCGCGAGATCGAGGTCCTGCGCTGCTGGCTGCTGTCGGACTCCAAGACCGAGGTCAGCGGCAAACTGCACGTGGCGCCGGGCACCATCAAGTCCCACCTCCATCGCATCCGCGGCAAGTACGAGGCCGTCGGCCGCAATGCGGGCACCAAGGCCTCTTTGGTGGCGCGCGCACTCCAGGACGGGATCCTCAGTCTCGAAGAACTGTGA
- a CDS encoding helix-turn-helix transcriptional regulator, whose amino-acid sequence MPASATTGNALPKPSLSAREVEVLLSWFHSESKATVSEKLGLAPGTVSTYLSRIRVKYELVGRTANSKAALVARAVQDGLITLDEL is encoded by the coding sequence ATGCCGGCATCGGCGACCACCGGGAACGCGCTGCCCAAGCCCAGTCTTTCGGCGCGCGAGGTGGAGGTGCTGCTGTCCTGGTTCCATTCGGAATCCAAGGCGACGGTATCGGAGAAGCTCGGCCTGGCACCCGGCACCGTCTCGACGTATCTGTCCCGCATCCGGGTCAAATACGAACTGGTGGGGCGCACGGCCAACTCCAAGGCGGCGCTGGTGGCGCGAGCCGTTCAGGACGGGCTGATCACGCTCGACGAGCTCTGA
- a CDS encoding N-acetylmuramoyl-L-alanine amidase family protein: protein MKRSAFASLLLAGVTAAAFVVPATSAAADDVSDDALAGKTVFLDPGHQESAAGHDMSKQVDDGYGGTKNCQTSGMTALGGTPEYAITYNVAEIVKGALQQLGADVVMSRGATGWGGCITDRADKANSSGADVAVSIHADSTSAGTDSSNHGFHMIIPQLEGITDAKAEEAQAGGGRDASKIMRDVYKDSGFTPSNYLGQDGLDERGDVAGPALTEVPMVFVEMGNGSNPGDAKVLESADGQAKHAKAIAVGIATYLAGGGAAGQAAEDAVESAPEPEGGDGGGNVGGDGGGAMGEGGGMVDGVLDRVDDVMDLFEQLIAVNGIDSLLALINDGNIAKVEGILGATTDLADPLLAEMGTA from the coding sequence ATGAAACGTTCCGCATTCGCATCGCTGCTGCTGGCGGGCGTCACCGCGGCGGCATTCGTGGTGCCGGCCACGAGCGCGGCCGCCGACGACGTCTCCGACGACGCGTTGGCCGGCAAGACCGTCTTCCTCGACCCCGGCCACCAGGAGTCGGCTGCCGGCCACGACATGTCCAAGCAGGTCGACGACGGGTACGGCGGCACCAAGAACTGCCAGACCTCCGGCATGACCGCGCTGGGCGGCACTCCCGAGTACGCGATCACTTACAACGTGGCGGAGATCGTCAAGGGCGCCCTGCAGCAGCTGGGGGCGGACGTGGTCATGAGCCGCGGCGCCACCGGCTGGGGCGGCTGCATCACCGACCGGGCGGACAAGGCCAACAGCTCCGGCGCGGACGTGGCGGTGAGCATCCACGCCGACTCCACCTCGGCGGGAACGGACTCCTCGAACCACGGCTTCCACATGATCATCCCGCAGCTCGAGGGGATCACCGACGCGAAGGCGGAGGAGGCGCAGGCCGGTGGCGGTCGCGACGCGTCGAAGATCATGCGCGACGTGTACAAGGACAGCGGGTTCACGCCGTCGAACTACTTGGGGCAGGACGGCCTGGACGAGCGCGGCGACGTCGCCGGCCCGGCGCTGACCGAGGTGCCGATGGTGTTCGTGGAGATGGGCAACGGTTCGAATCCCGGTGACGCGAAGGTCCTCGAGAGCGCCGACGGGCAGGCGAAGCATGCGAAGGCCATCGCCGTGGGCATCGCGACGTACCTGGCCGGCGGCGGTGCCGCGGGCCAGGCCGCGGAGGACGCGGTGGAGTCGGCGCCGGAACCGGAGGGCGGTGACGGCGGCGGGAATGTCGGCGGAGACGGCGGCGGGGCCATGGGTGAGGGCGGTGGCATGGTCGACGGCGTCCTGGACCGCGTCGATGACGTGATGGACCTGTTCGAGCAGTTGATCGCGGTCAACGGCATCGACTCACTGCTCGCGTTGATCAACGACGGCAACATCGCGAAGGTCGAGGGGATCCTGGGCGCGACGACGGACCTGGCGGATCCGCTGCTGGCCGAGATGGGAACCGCTTGA
- a CDS encoding peptidylprolyl isomerase, whose amino-acid sequence MSRIAVAVSAAGLVLAGCGSSDGSSDAAAATSATGAAGATATTGASPTTAASGMCDFTASPQAAARNVHPPENPNPPSTGTVPLTLDTSVGAIGLTLDRAQAPCTVESMVSLAQQNYFDDTPCHRLTTQGIYVLQCGDPTGTGSGGPGYTVPDEFPQDLAPAEGMGSGTDVYPRGTVAMANTGRAHSGGSQFFLVYKDSPLPPEYTVFGTIDEAGLAVLDEVAAAGTKPGPGGMTAPNMQVQIVDAVVG is encoded by the coding sequence ATCTCCCGCATCGCCGTCGCCGTCTCCGCCGCCGGCCTGGTGCTGGCCGGCTGCGGCAGCAGCGACGGTTCATCCGACGCGGCCGCCGCCACGTCCGCCACCGGCGCCGCCGGGGCGACGGCCACCACCGGCGCGTCGCCCACCACCGCTGCGTCGGGCATGTGCGACTTCACCGCGTCGCCGCAGGCGGCCGCGCGCAACGTGCACCCGCCGGAGAATCCGAATCCGCCCAGCACCGGCACGGTGCCGTTGACGCTGGACACGTCGGTGGGCGCCATCGGGCTCACCCTCGACCGCGCGCAGGCGCCGTGCACCGTCGAGAGCATGGTGTCGCTGGCCCAGCAGAACTACTTCGACGACACCCCGTGCCACCGGCTGACCACCCAGGGGATCTACGTGTTGCAGTGCGGTGATCCCACCGGCACCGGCAGCGGCGGGCCCGGCTACACCGTCCCCGACGAGTTCCCGCAGGACCTCGCGCCGGCCGAGGGAATGGGGTCGGGAACGGACGTCTACCCGCGCGGCACCGTCGCCATGGCGAACACCGGCCGTGCGCACTCCGGCGGCAGCCAGTTCTTCCTGGTGTACAAGGACTCGCCGCTGCCGCCCGAGTACACGGTGTTCGGCACCATCGACGAGGCCGGGCTCGCGGTGCTGGACGAGGTGGCAGCGGCCGGGACCAAGCCGGGGCCGGGGGGCATGACGGCGCCGAACATGCAGGTCCAGATCGTCGACGCCGTCGTCGGCTGA
- a CDS encoding glycosyltransferase family 87 protein: protein MQDRDLPSRTDTLAAGASTLIGGPVGLHADIGRQRFFTPLRVLLALSLAVLALSWLGKAPCIQQYPGGPDGAQTLDWRGSRQYVAMCYSDTIPLYGIEKLAQGEFPYKSSWTDGSVGPDGQPVIRHMEYPVLSGLYQYAAMRIAKVWHAGADAGVLPGALEVVIYFNVVAAGLALAWLITVWASSSLSGRRRPWDAVLIAVSPLVLVHAFTNFDALATAFAMGGLLAWARRRPVLAGVLLGLGAAAKLYPALLLGPLLVLCIRSGRMRAWWKATAGAVAAWAAVNLPIAVLYPDGWSEFFRLNRSRPMDPDSIYNVIASFTGWTGFDGPLAQGESPSTLNLVTMALFAAACVGILAIGLTARRRPRVAQLCFLVVAAFLLTNKVWSPQYSLWLVPLAVLALPHRRILLAWMTVDALVWVPRMMFYLGVSNMGLPEQWFTATVLVRDIAVVALCALVIRQIYRPGEDLVRTEPPPGDGQAVDDPAGGVLDGAPDVPGRVLGRNAVSRPGGTRRPRRRPGGVRAVLARR from the coding sequence GTGCAGGACCGTGACCTGCCCTCGCGCACGGACACGCTGGCGGCCGGGGCGTCCACGCTGATCGGCGGGCCGGTGGGCCTGCACGCGGATATCGGGCGGCAGCGGTTCTTCACGCCGCTCCGCGTGCTCCTGGCGCTGTCTTTGGCGGTACTGGCGCTGTCGTGGCTGGGAAAAGCCCCGTGCATCCAGCAGTACCCGGGCGGCCCCGACGGTGCCCAGACCCTCGATTGGCGGGGCAGCCGCCAGTACGTGGCCATGTGCTACTCCGACACGATTCCGCTGTACGGCATCGAGAAGCTCGCGCAGGGCGAGTTCCCCTACAAGTCGTCGTGGACCGACGGCTCCGTGGGCCCCGACGGGCAGCCGGTGATCCGGCACATGGAGTACCCGGTGCTCTCCGGGCTCTACCAGTACGCGGCGATGCGTATCGCGAAGGTCTGGCATGCGGGCGCCGACGCCGGTGTGCTGCCGGGCGCGCTCGAGGTGGTCATCTACTTCAACGTGGTGGCGGCGGGGCTGGCCCTGGCCTGGCTGATCACCGTGTGGGCCAGTTCTTCGCTGTCGGGCCGCCGGCGACCGTGGGACGCGGTGCTGATCGCCGTGAGCCCGCTGGTTCTGGTGCACGCCTTCACCAACTTCGACGCGCTCGCCACCGCGTTCGCAATGGGCGGGTTGCTGGCGTGGGCGCGTCGCAGACCGGTGCTCGCCGGCGTGCTGCTGGGCCTCGGGGCGGCGGCCAAGCTGTATCCGGCGCTGCTGCTGGGGCCTCTGCTGGTGCTGTGCATCCGGTCCGGGCGGATGCGCGCGTGGTGGAAGGCGACCGCCGGGGCCGTCGCCGCGTGGGCGGCCGTCAACCTGCCGATCGCCGTGCTCTACCCCGACGGCTGGTCGGAGTTCTTCCGGCTCAACCGGTCGCGACCCATGGATCCGGATTCGATCTACAACGTCATCGCGTCGTTCACCGGGTGGACGGGGTTCGACGGTCCGCTCGCGCAGGGCGAATCGCCGTCGACCCTCAATCTGGTGACGATGGCGCTGTTCGCCGCCGCCTGCGTGGGGATCCTGGCGATCGGCCTCACCGCGCGCCGCCGCCCGCGCGTCGCGCAGCTGTGCTTCCTCGTGGTGGCCGCGTTCCTGCTGACCAACAAGGTGTGGAGTCCGCAATACTCGTTGTGGCTGGTTCCGCTCGCGGTGCTGGCCCTGCCGCACCGCCGGATCCTGCTGGCCTGGATGACCGTCGACGCCCTGGTGTGGGTGCCGCGGATGATGTTCTACCTGGGCGTATCGAACATGGGCCTGCCGGAACAGTGGTTCACGGCCACCGTCCTGGTGCGTGACATCGCCGTCGTGGCGCTGTGCGCGCTGGTGATCAGGCAGATCTACCGGCCGGGCGAGGACCTGGTGCGGACGGAGCCGCCGCCGGGCGATGGTCAGGCCGTGGACGACCCGGCGGGCGGCGTGCTCGACGGGGCGCCGGACGTGCCGGGAAGGGTCCTCGGCCGGAATGCCGTCTCCCGGCCGGGCGGGACGCGGCGACCGCGCCGGAGACCGGGCGGGGTGCGGGCGGTGCTCGCGCGACGGTGA
- a CDS encoding transglycosylase domain-containing protein codes for MPPGSSEPHDDEPDGGDPHGAGPTGGRKALRIFGKTVKYGLIVLLVLIVGGAAAGGVYYWQADIPQPGSISAPQTATIVANDGTTVLAEMGANRKDVDLDQIPPHVRNAVIAAEDRNFYSNPGFSVSGYLRAARDNVLGRDNAGGGSTITQQYVKNALVGSDRSLWRKMKELVVSAKMTRNWSKDQILEAYLNTIYFGRGAYGVEAASEAYFGVPVEQLDVAQGAVLAEVIRSPSVLDPSVNPDMAEGRWNYVLDGMVETGALDPAKRASMTFPTVLEPGESQGQEDRLAGPNGLIKTQVIQELKNAGISEQEINTGGLKITTTIDPKVQNSVVDAAKSKLEGEPDTLRTAAVSVDPRTGAVRGYYGGPSGTGYDFANAPLQTGSTFKVFGLAALLDEGRSLATTFDSSPLTVNGIDIGNVGGESCGSCTIAQALKMSLNTSFYRMELSLDHGSKSVADMAHKAGIPKQIPGVEGTSLQNDDGNVSNGIILGEYLSRPLDMASAFGTFAASGVHHDPFFVSKVVTSDGNVLLDHEPGDGERAMSEAVADNVTAAMEPIAAYSRGHSLAGGRDSAAKTGTTQLGDSGANKDAWMIGFTPSLSTAVWVGDITSGKPLTNYAGNTIYGSGLPSDIWKSAMDGALKGTDYESFPDPPAIGGVAGVPQWTRESPTATTGAAPTTTGPAPTTAPGDDRQPQLQLPQITQTEIMGVPVPVIVPPNRGGNEQGPGGGAGGGAGQSPPAGGGGGDGNGNGNGDGGQPSGGGDSGPTGDGGTGGNAGGPGGEGGGADADTDYGALPAGVGGA; via the coding sequence ATGCCACCGGGGTCATCCGAGCCCCACGACGACGAGCCCGATGGCGGCGATCCGCACGGTGCCGGTCCCACCGGCGGCCGCAAGGCATTGCGCATCTTCGGCAAGACGGTCAAGTACGGGCTCATCGTCCTGCTGGTGCTCATCGTGGGCGGCGCCGCCGCGGGCGGGGTCTACTACTGGCAGGCGGACATCCCGCAGCCGGGTTCGATCAGCGCCCCGCAGACGGCCACCATCGTCGCCAACGACGGGACCACCGTGCTGGCGGAGATGGGCGCCAACCGCAAGGACGTCGACCTCGACCAGATCCCCCCGCACGTGCGCAACGCGGTGATCGCCGCGGAGGACCGCAACTTCTACTCCAACCCCGGGTTCTCCGTGTCCGGATACCTGCGCGCCGCACGCGACAACGTGCTGGGTCGGGACAACGCGGGCGGCGGTTCCACCATCACCCAGCAGTACGTCAAGAACGCGCTGGTGGGATCCGACCGCTCGCTGTGGCGCAAGATGAAGGAGCTGGTCGTCTCCGCCAAGATGACCCGCAACTGGTCCAAGGACCAGATTCTCGAGGCCTACCTGAACACGATCTACTTCGGTCGCGGCGCGTACGGCGTCGAGGCGGCCTCGGAGGCGTACTTCGGGGTGCCGGTGGAGCAGCTCGACGTCGCGCAGGGCGCGGTGCTGGCCGAGGTCATCCGCAGTCCCTCCGTGCTGGATCCGTCGGTCAACCCGGACATGGCGGAGGGGCGCTGGAACTACGTGCTCGACGGCATGGTGGAGACCGGCGCGCTCGACCCCGCCAAGCGTGCGTCCATGACGTTCCCCACGGTGCTGGAACCAGGCGAGAGCCAAGGCCAGGAGGACCGGCTCGCCGGCCCCAACGGCCTGATCAAGACGCAGGTGATCCAGGAGCTCAAGAACGCCGGGATCAGCGAGCAGGAGATCAACACCGGCGGCCTCAAGATCACCACGACGATCGACCCCAAGGTGCAGAACTCCGTCGTCGACGCCGCCAAGAGCAAGCTGGAGGGCGAGCCGGACACCCTGCGGACGGCGGCGGTCTCGGTGGATCCGCGCACGGGCGCGGTACGCGGCTACTACGGCGGGCCCAGCGGCACCGGCTACGACTTCGCGAACGCGCCGTTGCAGACGGGCTCGACGTTCAAGGTGTTCGGCCTGGCCGCTCTACTGGACGAGGGGCGTTCGCTGGCGACCACGTTCGACAGCTCCCCGCTGACCGTGAACGGCATCGATATCGGCAACGTCGGCGGCGAATCCTGCGGGTCGTGCACCATCGCGCAGGCGCTCAAGATGTCGCTGAACACGAGCTTCTACCGGATGGAGCTGTCGCTGGACCACGGCTCGAAGTCGGTGGCGGACATGGCCCACAAGGCCGGCATCCCCAAGCAGATCCCGGGCGTGGAGGGCACGAGCCTGCAGAATGACGACGGCAATGTGTCGAACGGCATCATCCTGGGCGAGTACCTGTCGCGGCCGCTCGACATGGCCTCGGCGTTCGGCACGTTCGCGGCGTCCGGCGTCCACCACGATCCGTTCTTCGTCTCCAAGGTCGTCACCTCCGACGGGAACGTGCTGCTGGACCACGAACCGGGTGACGGAGAACGCGCCATGTCCGAGGCCGTCGCGGACAACGTGACCGCCGCGATGGAGCCCATCGCCGCGTACTCGCGGGGGCACAGCCTCGCCGGCGGGCGCGACTCGGCCGCCAAGACGGGCACCACCCAGTTGGGCGATTCCGGCGCCAACAAGGACGCCTGGATGATCGGCTTCACGCCGTCGCTGAGCACCGCGGTGTGGGTCGGCGACATCACGAGCGGCAAGCCGTTGACCAACTATGCGGGCAACACGATCTACGGTTCGGGGCTGCCCTCGGACATCTGGAAGTCGGCGATGGACGGCGCGCTCAAGGGCACCGACTACGAGAGCTTCCCCGATCCCCCCGCCATCGGCGGCGTGGCGGGCGTGCCGCAGTGGACGCGGGAGTCGCCCACCGCGACGACAGGCGCGGCGCCGACGACGACCGGCCCGGCGCCGACGACGGCGCCCGGTGACGATCGGCAGCCGCAGTTGCAGCTCCCGCAGATCACGCAGACGGAGATCATGGGCGTGCCGGTTCCGGTGATCGTCCCGCCGAACAGGGGCGGCAACGAGCAGGGGCCGGGCGGCGGTGCCGGAGGCGGAGCGGGTCAATCGCCGCCCGCCGGCGGCGGAGGCGGCGATGGCAACGGAAACGGCAACGGCGATGGAGGGCAGCCGAGCGGCGGGGGCGATTCCGGCCCGACCGGCGACGGCGGCACAGGCGGAAACGCCGGCGGCCCTGGCGGTGAAGGCGGCGGTGCCGACGCTGACACCGATTACGGAGCGCTGCCTGCGGGCGTCGGTGGTGCGTGA
- a CDS encoding DUF5318 family protein — protein MHTQRQVVDYALRRRSVLAAVSGGRTGLDEVCDADPYLLRAAQFHGRSGDVICPICRKEPLALVSWVFGERLGQVSGSARTIEELERLASKHEEFTVHEVEVCRTCRWNHLVRSYVLGRVPEPRGTRRRRSAGS, from the coding sequence GTGCACACGCAACGGCAGGTCGTGGACTACGCGCTGCGGAGAAGATCCGTACTCGCAGCGGTGTCCGGCGGCCGTACCGGGCTGGACGAGGTCTGCGACGCGGATCCGTACCTGCTGAGGGCCGCGCAGTTCCACGGCCGGTCCGGCGACGTGATCTGCCCCATCTGCCGCAAGGAGCCCCTGGCGCTCGTATCCTGGGTCTTCGGCGAGCGGCTGGGCCAGGTGTCCGGATCCGCCCGTACAATCGAAGAGCTGGAGCGGCTGGCCTCGAAGCACGAGGAGTTCACTGTGCACGAGGTCGAGGTGTGCCGAACCTGCAGATGGAATCACCTGGTGCGGTCCTACGTATTGGGCCGCGTGCCGGAACCTCGCGGCACACGGCGGCGGCGCAGCGCGGGTTCGTGA
- a CDS encoding PadR family transcriptional regulator, which yields MLELAILGLLHESPMHGYELRKRLTGLLGPFRAFSYGSLYPTLKRMQAHGLIAEEDGADGMVRRRARKVYRLTPAGKERFGELVADTGPQNYTDDGFGVHLAFFSRTPAEARMRILEGRRRQVEERREGLRDAVGRASGHINRYTRQLHELSLESSEREVRWLNEVIAAESGASRTDPIEPPTINAAAAKKEGEPDHG from the coding sequence GTGCTCGAGCTGGCGATCCTCGGCCTCCTGCACGAATCACCCATGCACGGCTACGAGCTGCGCAAGCGACTGACCGGCCTGCTCGGCCCCTTCCGGGCGTTCTCATACGGCTCGCTGTATCCCACCCTCAAGCGCATGCAGGCCCACGGCCTGATCGCCGAGGAGGACGGAGCGGACGGCATGGTGCGGCGGCGGGCACGCAAGGTCTACCGTCTGACCCCCGCCGGCAAGGAACGCTTCGGGGAGCTGGTCGCGGACACCGGCCCGCAGAACTACACCGACGACGGCTTCGGAGTGCACCTCGCCTTCTTCAGCCGCACGCCCGCCGAGGCCCGCATGCGCATCCTCGAGGGCCGGCGCCGGCAGGTGGAGGAACGCCGCGAGGGCCTGCGCGACGCGGTGGGACGCGCCTCCGGCCACATCAACCGCTACACCCGTCAACTCCACGAACTGAGCCTCGAGTCCAGCGAACGCGAGGTCCGCTGGCTCAACGAGGTCATCGCCGCCGAGTCCGGAGCGAGCCGGACCGACCCAATCGAACCGCCGACGATCAACGCGGCGGCCGCAAAGAAAGAAGGAGAACCCGACCATGGGTGA